ATGGACCGCGGCGGCGACACACAGTGGATCAACCTCTACGGGCTCGACCTCGGCCCGGTGGTGCTGCGGGACATCGAGGCGCTCAACTGGTACATCGCGACCGCACCGGTCTCGCCGTTCGTGCGGCGGTTCGCGGCGGCGCTCGCGCCGGAGGGGCGCCGGATCACCATTGCGGGCGCGGTGACTCGCTCCCGGGCGGTGGACGGGAGCAACGCCACGACGGAGACACCGCTGCACACGGTCGAGGATTTCGCGGGCGCGCTGCGCGCCGTCGGGGTCGACGCCGACACCGCGGCCATCGAGCGGGTGCGGGCCCGGCTCAGCGCGCCCGTTGACGGTTGAACCCGCCGTTGACGGCTGAACCCGCCGTTGACGGCTGAACCCGCCGTTGACCCCGCAATTGCGCCGTCAACGGCCATTTCGAGCGTCAACGGCGACGAAAGCCGCGCCCGGCTCAGCGCGGACCGTCGAGAGGGCTGACCAGCGGCAGGAACACCTGGTCGACGATCTCCTCCACATAGGCGCGGGACACCTTGCGCTGGGTGAGGATGATGCGTTGTCGCACCAGGTCGGCGGGGACCGCGAGCACCAGGTCGCTGAGGCGGTCGGGGTCGACCTCACCGCGTGCGATGGCCCGGTCGATGACGACGCGCATGCGTTGTGGGCGCCCGGCGACGTAGAGGTTGCGGATCTCCTCGGGGGTCATCCGCTCGGCCGAATGCATGATCGCCAGGTGCCCGCCGAGCAGGGCGAGGAACTGCACGACGGTGCGGTTCATGTCCAGCAGCATGCGGACCATGTCGTCGCGCAGGGAGCCGGTGTCGGGGATCGTGCGGCGGACCTTGGTGCCGCCATGCCGGATCGCGGCCTTCAGCAGCTGCTCCCGCTGCGGCCAGCGTCGGTAGAGCACCGGGCGGCTCGTCCCGGCGCGCGCGGCGACCGCCTCGTACGTGAAGTCGGACGTACCGCTGTCCAGCAGCTGCTCCCACGCGGCGTCCAGGATCGCCTCCTCCAGGGCGGCACCCCGGCGACGGACCGGTGTCTCCTTCTCGCTAAGACTCACTTGCGCATCTTATCGCGAAGGCGCATATTAGATACGTGACTGTATCCAATGCGTCGGCGGTGACCGCCGAGAACACCGCCGACCACCTCGACCGGCAGACCAGGCTGACCCTCGCGGTGCTCGTGCTCGGCGGCATCGCGGCGATCCTCGACACGACCGTCGTGACGATCGCCCTGCATGACCTGGTCATCGACCTGCAGACCACCGTCACGACGGTGCAGTGGGTGACGACGGCCTACCTGCTGGCGCTCACCGCGGTGATCCCTGCGGTCGGCTGGGCCGAGGCTCGCCTGGGTGGCAAGCGGCTGTGGGTGGCGGCCCTGACGACGTTCCTCGTCGGATCGACGCTCTGCGCGCTCGCCTGGAACCCGGTGAGTCTCATCGCGTTCCGAGTCCTGCAGGGCCTCGGCGCCGGAGTGCTGATGACCCTGATGATGACGCTCGCGATGCGTGCCGTGCGTGGCAAGGCGATGGCCCGGGTGACCGCGGCGATGAGCCTGCCGATGGCCGTCGGCCCGATCGTCGGCCCCGTCCTCGGCGGCACCCTGCTGGACTGGGCGGGCTGGCGGTGGATCTTCCTGATCAACCTGCCGCTCTGTCTGGCCGGCATCGTCGCGGCACTGCGCGTGCTGCCGGACGATGCGCCCACCCGCGACACGGCGCGCCCGACCCTCGACGCCGTCGGCCTCGGCCTGCTCGCGCCCGGCCTCGCCCTCACCGTCTACGGGCTGTCACGCTGCGGCGACAGCGGCGCGCCAGGAGGCGACGGTCTGACCGCCGTACTCGTGGCGGCGGGCCTCGGGCTGGTCGCGATCTTCGTCGGCTGGGCGCTGCGTCGGGGTGACGCCGCACTCATCCGGGTCGCGCTGTTCGCCCGCCGGTCGGTCGGATCCGCGTCGGTGATGATGTTCCTGGTCGGCATGACCCTGTACGGCAGCATGTTCCTGCTCCCGCTCTACTGGCAGCAGGCGCGTGGCGAGAGTGCGCTGGGTGCCGCCATACTCCTCATGCCGCAGGGTGTCGGCTCGTTGCTCAGCCGGGTCCTGGTCGCGCGACTGGTCGAGCGCTTCGGCGCACCGATCGTCTCGTGCGCGTCGTTCCTGCTCGCCGCGGTGGCCACCGCACCGTTCGCCTTCGCCGACACGACCACCAGCACCTGGTGGCTGGGTGCGGTGCTGTTCGTGCGCGGTCTCGGGTTGGGCGCG
This genomic window from Flexivirga oryzae contains:
- a CDS encoding TetR/AcrR family transcriptional regulator C-terminal ligand-binding domain-containing protein, translating into MSLSEKETPVRRRGAALEEAILDAAWEQLLDSGTSDFTYEAVAARAGTSRPVLYRRWPQREQLLKAAIRHGGTKVRRTIPDTGSLRDDMVRMLLDMNRTVVQFLALLGGHLAIMHSAERMTPEEIRNLYVAGRPQRMRVVIDRAIARGEVDPDRLSDLVLAVPADLVRQRIILTQRKVSRAYVEEIVDQVFLPLVSPLDGPR
- a CDS encoding DHA2 family efflux MFS transporter permease subunit, with the translated sequence MTVSNASAVTAENTADHLDRQTRLTLAVLVLGGIAAILDTTVVTIALHDLVIDLQTTVTTVQWVTTAYLLALTAVIPAVGWAEARLGGKRLWVAALTTFLVGSTLCALAWNPVSLIAFRVLQGLGAGVLMTLMMTLAMRAVRGKAMARVTAAMSLPMAVGPIVGPVLGGTLLDWAGWRWIFLINLPLCLAGIVAALRVLPDDAPTRDTARPTLDAVGLGLLAPGLALTVYGLSRCGDSGAPGGDGLTAVLVAAGLGLVAIFVGWALRRGDAALIRVALFARRSVGSASVMMFLVGMTLYGSMFLLPLYWQQARGESALGAAILLMPQGVGSLLSRVLVARLVERFGAPIVSCASFLLAAVATAPFAFADTTTSTWWLGAVLFVRGLGLGAVMVPIISSAYVGLEPTHVAHASMQTRALQQLGGAFGVAIGAVLLQALAGHGLIGGFHTAFWVFTALAVLASLASFALPAREKAPAR